DNA from Mycobacterium sp. SMC-8:
ATCGTGGTGCGCCACCGCAGCGCCTTGCCGTGCTCGAGCACGAGGTCGAGAAACGCGTCCACCGGGTGCAGGCCGCCGCGGTCACGTCCCACGTCGCCGAACGACTTGCCGACCACCGACGCGTCGGGGCAGGCGACGATCTCGGCGTCGAAGAAGTCGCGGTGCCATACCCGCATGCCGAACTTCGCGTCGTAGTCCTTGCGGAACCGGCGGCGGTAGGCCTCGTCGCGCAGCAGCGCGTTGCGCTCCACCTCGTCGGCGAGGTGCAGCGCCGCCGCACCCGACCCGAACTCCTCGAAGATGACCAGGTCGATGCCGTCGGCATACACCTCGAACGGCACCGGCAGGTGTTGCCAACGGAAATTGCCGCCCAGCCGGTTCACCAGCCGGGCAAGGGGTCCGAGCGTCTTGACCGCCACCGGGTTGGACTTGATGTCGGCCGCCGAGAGCAGGCTCGTCTTGAGCGGGTTGCCGAACAGGCCGAGGGACTGGAAGACCTGCGAGCCCACGTTGACCGGGTTCGTGATGTCCGGTCCGGCCTGCAGCACCCGGCCGGACCGGCGCAGCAGCGATTTCAGCCGGCGCAGTTCGCGGGCGCTGGCATAGGTGGACGGAAGTGTGCGCGACCGGCACACCTGGCCGTCGAGCTTGTCGAAAAGCAGTTGCTGCGAAGACATCCCGACGAACCCCGCACGCAGCGCCTCGGTGAGCATCTGCTCCATCCGTAGCTGTTCACCACTGGTCGGCCGTTCGTCCTTGCGGGTGGCCCGGTCCAACCCCATGACCGCCGTGCGCATGTCGGAATGCCCGAGAAACGCCGCGACATTCGGGCCGAGCGGACGCGATTCCAGTGCCGCGATGTACTCCTCACCGCTCGACCAGTTCTTGTTGCGGTCCACCGCGTCGATCACGTGCTCGCGGGGGATCGCCTCGACCCGGCCGAAGATGTCGCCTGCGTCCACGCCGTCGACGTACACGGTGGACAGCGAGCACGATCCGAGCATCACGGTGGTGACACCGTGCCGCAGCGACTCTGACAGGGCCGGCCCGTCGAGCACCTCGATGTCGTAGTGGGTGTGGATGTCGATCAACCCGGGCAGCACCCACTTGCCGGCCGCATCGATCACCTGCGGGCACCCTGTCTCGTCGAGGTCGTCCTCGCTGATGGCGGCGACGTGCCCGGCCCGGATGCCGAGGGTGCGCACCGCCGAGGGCGCACCGGTGCCATCGAACCACCGGCCGTTGCGGATGATCGTGTCGTAAGTCACAACGCTCATCGAACAGCCCCCGCAGACGGGTGTCAACGAAATCGGTGAACAGAATTTTCCGAGTGTCTACTCGCGGTCGCCGAGCTGGCCGAAAGCGCATAATCAGGGCTTGTGACGCCTCTGCAGCGCTACATCGCCGAAGAGATCGCGACCGACCACGTGGACGGTCTGATGTCCCGACGCGAGGCGATGCGCCGGCTGGCACTGCTGGGGGTGAGCGCCGCGGCGGCCTCGGCGCTGATCGCGGCGTGCGGGGAGAACAGACAGGAGGCCGAGAGCGCGGCGGCGCCCCCCGAGTCCGGCACGCCCCCGGCCACCCCGCCGCCCGGCATGGACCGGGCCCTGCCCACCACGCCGGTCACCTGGGCCGGCCCGCGCGGGGAACTGCAAGGGGCCTGGGCGCCGGTCGGAGGGGACCAGGCGACGGCATCTGACACCACGCCCGGCGCCCGCGGCGGCATCCTGGTCATCCACGAGAACAAGGGGCTCAACGACTGGGTGCGCTCGGTGGCGGGTCGGCTCGCCGGGGCCGGCTATTCCAGCCTGGCCATCGACCTGCTCTCGGAGCAGGGTGGCACCGCGACCTTCGCCGATCCGGCCGAGGCCACCGCCGCGCTGGGCAACCGGCCACCCGAGGACATGGTGGCCGATCTGAAATCCGGGATCGCCGAGGTGGCGCGCCGCACCCCCGGGAAGAACACGGCCGTGATCGGCTTCTGCATGGGAGGTGGGCTGGTGTGGCGACTGCTCGCTGCCGGCTCACCCGAACTGGCGGCGGCCTTTCCGTTCTACGGGCCCACACCTGACAATCCGGACTTCGCCGGGTCGAAAGGCGTGGCCGTTCTGGGCTTCTACGGCGAACTCGACCAGCGCGTCAACGCCACCGAACCGGTCGCCGCTGCCGCGCTGCAGAAGGCCGGCCTGGTTCACGAGCTCGTCACCGAACCGGGCGCCAACCACGCCTTCTTCAACGACACCGGTGACCGCTACGATCCGGCCGCCGCAGCCGACGCCTGGTCACGCACCCTGGACTGGCTGGCCGCCCACGTCGGCTAGCGGCACCGGCACGACACCGCCTGTTCGGCCCGCGGCCGACCTGGCGTTGCTCCCCGAACACCCGTACACGCTCTGATGCAGCCATGCGGGTGGTCCAGGTGGCGAACTTCTACGGTCCACGATCCGGGGGGCTGCGCACCGCGGTGGATCGGCTCGGCGCCGAATACCGCGCGGCCGGGCACACGGTGTTCCTCGTGGTGCCCGGACCCCGGCCGGACCACACCGTCCTGCCCTCCGGTGTGGTCCGAATCGGCGTGCCCGCGCGACTGATCCCCGCCACCGGCGGCTACCGCGCGGTTCACCCGCGGCCGGTGGTCGAGCTGCTGGAGCGGCTGCGACCCGACGCTCTGGAGGTGTCGGACCGGTTGACCCTCAGGTCGCTGGGCACGTGGGGGCGCGGGCGCGGCGTGTCGACAGTGATGATCTCTCACGAACGCCTGGACCGTCTTGTCGGGCAGGCACTTCCGGGCGCTGTCGCGCGGGCGGTGGCCGATGTCGCCAACCGGCGCACCGCGGCCGGTTACGACGCCGTCGTCTGCACGACGGCGTTCGCGCGGGAGGAGTTCGACAGGATCGGCGCGACCAATGTGGTGACGGTGCCGCTGGGCGTCGACCTCGACCAGTTCCACCCGCGCCGGCGCTGCGCCCAGACCCGGCGTCGCTGGGCAGCGCCCGACGAGCTGCTGCTGGTGCACTGCGGACGGTTGTCGGTCGAGAAACAACCACACCGCAGCGTCGACGCTGTTGCCGCGCTGAGGAATTCGGGCGTAAATGCCAGACTCGTGGTGGTCGGCGAGGGGCCGCTGCGCGCCCGGCTGCAGCGCAGGGCGGCTCGACTGCCGGTCGAGTTCGCCGGGTTCATCGGCTGCCGCGACACCGTTGCGACGATCATGGCCAGCGCCGACGTCGCCCTGGCTCCCGGGCCGCACGAGACGTTCGGCCTTGCCGCGCTCGAAGCGCTGGCGTGCGGCACGCCCGCAGTGGTGTCCCGCACCTCGGCGCTGGCCGAGATCCTCACCCACGACAGCGGCGCCACCGCCGACAACCACGCCGACGCGATCGCCGCCGCCGTGGGCACCGTGCTGACCCGCCCCGAGCACCTTCGCAGGCACAGCGCACGACGGCGCGCCGAACACTTCACCTGGCCCCGAGCAGCCGCCGGAATGCTGACCGCTCTCGGCGCCGGGTGACCTACGATCCATAGATGTTCCGGACGTTCGCAGCGCTGGCCGCCACCGCGTCGCTGCTTGGATCGACGGTGGCCTCCGCCGCCGCGCAACCCGCTCCGGTCTCTGCCTGCGCCTATGAGCTCAGCTCCCCGGCCGTGGTGAACGTCTCCGGCACCGACATGGTGGCCGCCGCCCTGACAATCGGGGCCTGCGACGGCGCAGTCACCTACGCCACCACCGTCTGTATCCAGATGCAGGGCGACGCCGGACCCGGGCAGTGCGCGCGGGGCTTCGGCCTCGTCCCCGCGCAGGTGTTCTTCCAGCCCTATCGACCGGGGCTCACCTACACCGCCACCGGCCGCGGGTGCGCGTCGAAGGGCAATCCGCCGCAGCAGCACTGCCAGGAGAGCGGTCCGCTCACCGCCACCCTCTGAGCCGGCCCCCGGTTTAGCGCCGGCACCGCCCGGGCACCCGACGAATCAACGGGGCCGTCAGTCGCGGCGTCCCGCGAGCTAAGGAGCCGGGCATGGACACCAACAACGTCGTCTGGATCGTGATTGCCGCCGTGATCGCGATCATCGTCATCGGGGTCATCGTCTTTCTGGCGCGCAAGACCCGAAACCGGCGCCGCGCCGAGGAAGCCGACCGCATCCGCGAGGAGGTCCACCACGACAGCAGGCGTGTGCAGCGGCAGGCCTCGATCGTGGAAGAGACGGAGGCCAAGGCCCGTGCCGCCAAGGCCGAGGCCGAGGCGAAGGCCGCCGAGGCGGCGCGTCTGGCCGACACGGCCGCCAGCCGACGCGACGCGTTGAGCCACTCGCAGGAGCACCTGGACGCTCGCCGCGAGCACGCCGACCAGCTGGACCCGCGGAACACCTCGAACGACAAACTCGACGACACCGCGCGCGATGGAAAGCACTCCGGGACCGCCCAGCAGATGCACCCGGACGTGCGCGGCCGCTAACGGCGCCAGGAAACCGGCAGCCGCTTGATGCCGTGGATGAAGGCCGAGTGCAACCGGTCCGGTTCCGCCACGGCGTGGATGTCGGGCACCATCCGGTGTAGTTCCTCGAATGCGACCGTGATCTCGCGGCGCGCGAGATTGGCGCCCAGACAGAAGTGGGCTCCGCCGCCGCCGAAACCCACATGCGGATTCGGGTTCCTGCCGACGTCGAACAGCCACGGATCCGCGAACTTGGCCTCGTCCCGGTTCGCGGATCCGTACCACAGCGAGACCTTGTCTCCCGCGGCGATTTTCACGTTCCCCATGTCGACGTCGCGGGTGGCGGTGCGCCGCATATAGGCCACGGGGGAGGCCCACCGGACGATCTCCTCTACGGCGGTGGGCGCCATACCGGCGTAATCGGACCACCACCGGTCGCGCTGCTCGGGATAGCGGCTCAGCGCGAGCACGCCGTGGCTGATCGCGTTGCGGGTGGTTTCGTTGCCGGCCACGACCAGCAGGATGAAGAACGACGCGACCTCGGCGGAGGTCAACCGCTCACCGTCGAGCTCGGCGCGGACCAGACTGGTGGTCAGGTCGTCGCCGGGACGGTCCCGGCGATCGTCGGCGAGGGCCGTCGCGTAAGCCCCGATATCCATTGCGACGGAGACGAACTCGTCGAAGTCGGTGGCGATGTCGGGGTCGCCGAACCCGAGGATCACGTTGGTCCAGTGGAAGACCTTCTGGTGGTCCTTCTCGGGGATGCCCATCATGTCGCAGATGATCTGCAGCGGTAGCGGCCCGGCCAGTTCGGCGACGATATCGCCCCGGCCGTCGGGATGGGCGGCCACCATGTCCTCGACGAGGCTGCGGGCCCGCTGCCGCACCGAGTCCTCGATCAGGGCCAGCACTCGCGGGGTGAACGCGCTGCGCACGATGTTGCGCAGCCGGGTGTGGCGGGGGTCATCCATCGCGATCATCGAGCCGAAATACTCGGCCAGCTCAGGGGTTTGATCGCCGACGGTGATCCCCAACGCGGAACTGAAGATCTCCGGATGCCTGCTGGCGAAGAAGACGTCCTCGTGTCGGGTCAGCGCCCAATGTCCGGCGACTTCGGAGTCGGTGTCGACCACGTAGGCGGAGTGGAACGAGATCGGCGCCTCGCGGCGCAGCGTCGCGAACGCGCCGTCGCGGTAGTCGTCGTCAAGACCCCAGAAATCCCATGACCCCAGATCGATGTCGGCCAGCGGCACCGGGGGCGGTGCCACCCCGTTCGGCCGGATGACCGCCGCGTCGTCGATGCCCAGGCCCATACGGCCCCAGCGTAGCTTCAGGGCAGGCGTTCATGACCCTTTCTGCCGTGCGTGCGCCGTTGTTCCTTCATGCGCGCTTCGTGCGTATGCCGTTCGCCGCCCACCAGTTCGTCGCGGACCCGGCGCACGTGCTCGCCGAACAGCGACCAGTATTCGTCGTCGAACTCCTCGACGATCTGGAAGGTCCACCGCCCGTGGAGCACGTTGCGTCCCACCAGGTCGGATTCAAGCCGCTCGGCGATCGCGTCGTGGCCGGCCGCACGCAGCGCCTCCGCACCTTCACCGAGCAGAAGATCGGCCCGGCCGATCAGCTGATGGAACGAGTACAGATGGCCCCGGGCCCGTTCCACGTACTCCAGAGCCTCGCTCACCTTGCCGACGGCATCGACCGTCTCGTCACTCGCGTCAGTCACCGACGCGAGATACCCGCCGGGAGGCCCCGGCAACCGCGCTCAGTCCGTCCGGTACACGTGGTCGGGGGTCAGTTCGGCGGTGACCGCGGTGGCCAGCAGCGCGCTTGGCTGAGCGCCCCGGAACGCGATGTCGGTGTTGGTCATGATGACCAGTGTGGTCTGCCGTCCGGGCAGGTGCACCGACACGCACTGGAGCGTCCCGTTCGCCAGCGCCGGGGCCCAGATCCGCATGTCGTGCAGTGTGGAGACCATATTGCCGGCGGCCCACGATCGGGACGGATTCCAGTCGGTGGCGGTGGTCTCTCCGTCATCGGGCGTCTGCACGGTGTAGCCGGCGGCATGAGGCCTGGGAAAACTGGCGTCGGTCGGGAAGCTGGTCGCCTCCATACCCAGTGGCGCACTGATGTGCTCGCGGATGTAGCCCGCCAGCGACTGTCCGCTGACCTTCTCCACCACGAGGCCGAGCAGCACGGTGTCGGTG
Protein-coding regions in this window:
- a CDS encoding dienelactone hydrolase family protein; the protein is MTPLQRYIAEEIATDHVDGLMSRREAMRRLALLGVSAAAASALIAACGENRQEAESAAAPPESGTPPATPPPGMDRALPTTPVTWAGPRGELQGAWAPVGGDQATASDTTPGARGGILVIHENKGLNDWVRSVAGRLAGAGYSSLAIDLLSEQGGTATFADPAEATAALGNRPPEDMVADLKSGIAEVARRTPGKNTAVIGFCMGGGLVWRLLAAGSPELAAAFPFYGPTPDNPDFAGSKGVAVLGFYGELDQRVNATEPVAAAALQKAGLVHELVTEPGANHAFFNDTGDRYDPAAAADAWSRTLDWLAAHVG
- a CDS encoding cytochrome P450, producing the protein MGLGIDDAAVIRPNGVAPPPVPLADIDLGSWDFWGLDDDYRDGAFATLRREAPISFHSAYVVDTDSEVAGHWALTRHEDVFFASRHPEIFSSALGITVGDQTPELAEYFGSMIAMDDPRHTRLRNIVRSAFTPRVLALIEDSVRQRARSLVEDMVAAHPDGRGDIVAELAGPLPLQIICDMMGIPEKDHQKVFHWTNVILGFGDPDIATDFDEFVSVAMDIGAYATALADDRRDRPGDDLTTSLVRAELDGERLTSAEVASFFILLVVAGNETTRNAISHGVLALSRYPEQRDRWWSDYAGMAPTAVEEIVRWASPVAYMRRTATRDVDMGNVKIAAGDKVSLWYGSANRDEAKFADPWLFDVGRNPNPHVGFGGGGAHFCLGANLARREITVAFEELHRMVPDIHAVAEPDRLHSAFIHGIKRLPVSWRR
- a CDS encoding glycosyltransferase, giving the protein MRVVQVANFYGPRSGGLRTAVDRLGAEYRAAGHTVFLVVPGPRPDHTVLPSGVVRIGVPARLIPATGGYRAVHPRPVVELLERLRPDALEVSDRLTLRSLGTWGRGRGVSTVMISHERLDRLVGQALPGAVARAVADVANRRTAAGYDAVVCTTAFAREEFDRIGATNVVTVPLGVDLDQFHPRRRCAQTRRRWAAPDELLLVHCGRLSVEKQPHRSVDAVAALRNSGVNARLVVVGEGPLRARLQRRAARLPVEFAGFIGCRDTVATIMASADVALAPGPHETFGLAALEALACGTPAVVSRTSALAEILTHDSGATADNHADAIAAAVGTVLTRPEHLRRHSARRRAEHFTWPRAAAGMLTALGAG
- a CDS encoding amidohydrolase family protein — its product is MSVVTYDTIIRNGRWFDGTGAPSAVRTLGIRAGHVAAISEDDLDETGCPQVIDAAGKWVLPGLIDIHTHYDIEVLDGPALSESLRHGVTTVMLGSCSLSTVYVDGVDAGDIFGRVEAIPREHVIDAVDRNKNWSSGEEYIAALESRPLGPNVAAFLGHSDMRTAVMGLDRATRKDERPTSGEQLRMEQMLTEALRAGFVGMSSQQLLFDKLDGQVCRSRTLPSTYASARELRRLKSLLRRSGRVLQAGPDITNPVNVGSQVFQSLGLFGNPLKTSLLSAADIKSNPVAVKTLGPLARLVNRLGGNFRWQHLPVPFEVYADGIDLVIFEEFGSGAAALHLADEVERNALLRDEAYRRRFRKDYDAKFGMRVWHRDFFDAEIVACPDASVVGKSFGDVGRDRGGLHPVDAFLDLVLEHGKALRWRTTISNHRPEMLKKLAADGGIQMGFSDAGAHLRNMAFYNMGLRLLRHVHDAERTGRPFMTVEQAVHRLTGELADWYRIDAGHLRLGDRADVVIVDPAKLDDTLDRYAEEPVAQYGGLSRMVNRNDDTVNALFVGGRAVFLNSEATALVGTRRTGRFLRAAHRAPAPAAQEEALAHAG